A section of the Halichoerus grypus chromosome 11, mHalGry1.hap1.1, whole genome shotgun sequence genome encodes:
- the THAP12 gene encoding 52 kDa repressor of the inhibitor of the protein kinase isoform X2, whose amino-acid sequence MPNFCAAPNCTRKSTQSDLAFFRFPRDPARCQKWVENCRRADLEDKTPDQLNKHYRLCAKHFETSMICRTSEDEIRTLKQKKIDETSEQEPKHKEINNSNAQNPSAEEGGEEQDEDILPLTLEEKENKEYLKSLFEILILMGKQNIPLDGHETDEIPEGLFTPDNFQALLECRINSGEEVLRKRFETTAVNTLFCSKTQQKQMLDICESCIREETLREVRDSHFFSIITDDVVDIAGEEHLPVLVRFVDESHNLREEFVGFLPYEADAEILAVKFHTTITEKWGLNMEYCRGQAYIVSSGFSSKMKVVASRLLEKYPQAVYTLCSSCALNMWLAKSVPVVGVSVALGTIEEVCSFFHRSPQLLLELDNVISVLFQNNEEKGKELKEICHSQWTGRHDAFEILVDLLQALVLCLDGINSDTNIRWNNYIAGRAFVLCSAVTDFDFIVTIVVLKNVLSFTRAFGKNLQGQTSDVFFAASSLTAVLHSLNEVMENIEVYHEFWFEEATNLATKLDVQMKLPGKFRRAQQGNLESQLTSESYYKETLSVPTVEHIIQELKDIFSEQHLKALKCLSLVPSVMGQLKFNTSEEHHADMYRSDLPNPDTLSAELHCWRIKWKHRGKDIELPSTIYEALHLPDIKFFPNVYALLKVLCILPVMKVENERYENGRKRLKAYLRNTLTDQRSSNLALLNINFDIKHDLDLMVDTYIKLYTTKSELPTDNSETIENT is encoded by the exons AGTGAAGATGAAATCAGgacactgaaacagaaaaaaa TTGATGAAACTTCTGAACAGGaaccaaaacataaagaaataaataacagcaaTGCTCAGAATCCCAGTGCAGAAGAAGGGGGTGAAGAACAGGATGAAGACATTTTACCTTTAACccttgaagagaaagaaaacaaagaatacttaaaatctttatttgaaattttgattcttatgggaaaacaaaacataccTCTGGATGGGCATGAAACTGATGAAATCCCAGAGGGTCTGTTTACTCCGGATAACTTCCAAGCACTGCTGGAGTGCCGGATAAATTCTGGCGAAGAGGTTCTGAGAAAGCGCTTTGAGACAACAGCAGTTAACACATTGTTCTGCTCAAAAACACAGCAGAAACAGATGCTAGACATCTGTGAGAGCTGCATTCGGGAGGAGACCCTCAGGGAAGTGAGAGACTCCCACTTCTTTTCCATCATCACTGATGACGTAGTGGACATAGCAGGGGAAGAACACTTGCCTGTGTTGGTGAGGTTTGTTGATGAATCTCATAACCTGAGAGAGGAATTTGTGGGCTTCTTGCCTTATGAAGCTGATGCAGAAATTTTGGCTGTAAAATTTCACACTACGATAACTGAGAAGTGGGGGTTAAACATGGAGTATTGTCGTGGCCAGGCTTACATTGTGTCCAGtggattttcttccaaaatgaaaGTCGTTGCTTCTAGACTTTTAGAGAAATATCCCCAAGCTGTCTACACACTTTGCTCTTCCTGTGCCTTAAATATGTGGTTGGCAAAATCAGTGCCTGTTGTGGGAGTATCTGTTGCGTTAGGAACAATTGAGGAAGTTTGTTCTTTCTTCCATCGATCTCCACAGTTGCTTTTGGAGCTTGACAATGTAATTTCTGTCCTCTTTCAGAACAATGAGGAAAAGGGtaaagaactgaaggaaatcTGCCATTCTCAGTGGACAGGCAGGCATGatgcttttgaaattttagtGGACCTCCTACAAGCACTTGTTTTATGTTTAGATGGTATAAATAGTGATACAAATATTAGATGGAATAACTATATAGCTGGTCGAGCTTTTGTACTCTGTAGTGCAGTAACAGATTTTGATTTCATCGTTACCATTGTTGTTCTTAAAAATGTTCTATCTTTTACAAGAGCCTTTGGGAAGAACCTTCAAGGGCAAACctctgatgtcttctttgcagccAGTAGCTTGACTGCAGTGCTGCATTCACTAAATGAAGTGATGGAAAATATTGAAGTTTATCATGAATTTTGGTTCGAAGAAGCCACAAATTTGGCAACTAAGCTTGATGTTCAGATGAAACTCCCTGGGAAATTCCGCAGAGCCCAGCAAGGTAACCTGGAATCTCAGCTCACTTCTGAGAGTTACTATAAAGAAACTCTAAGTGTTCCAACAGTGGAACACATTATTCAGGAACTGAAAGATATATTCTCAGAACAGCACCTCAAAGCTCTTAAATGCTTATCTCTTGTACCCTCTGTCATGGGACAGCTCAAATTTAATACATCGGAGGAGCACCATGCTGACATGTacagaagtgacttgcccaatcCCGACACACTCTCAGCTGAGCTGCATTGCTGGAGAATCAAGTGGAAACACAGAGGGAAAGATATAGAGCTTCCATCCACCATTTATGAAGCCCTGCATCTACCAGACATCAAGTTTTTTCCTAATGTTTATGCATTGCTAAAAGTCCTATGTATTCTTCCTGTGATGAAGGTTGAGAATGAACGCTATGAAAATGGGCGAAAGCGTCTCAAAGCATACCTGAGGAACACTTTGACAGACCAAAGGTCAAGTAACTTGGCTTTGCTTaacataaattttgatataaaacATGATCTGGATTTAATGGTGGACACGTATATCAAACTCTATACAACTAAGTCAGAGCTTCCTACAGATAACTCAGAAACCATTGAAAATACCTAA